The sequence below is a genomic window from Desulfobacterales bacterium.
GGCCCGTGCAATACAAAAATCTCGCCAACATGAACAGGCCCGCCGATATGAATCTGGCGGGAAGAAACTTCTGGACTGCAACCGATGTTTAATTCTCCAAAAATTTCTTTTCCGGTAAGAGAGGGGTGAACCCGGTTTACAACAATGCCTACGGCGCCAGCTTGGGTATGTTCGCAAATAAACGTGACGGTCAGCAAGAAGTTAGGATCGTTCATTCCCGGCATGGCTATCAGAAGTTGCCCTTTGAGCGATTCCGGGCAATTTAGTTTCATTTCTTCCCCCAAGTATCGTCGGATTAGGAGCCAATCTAAAACCTCAGATCAAGTCTGGGAGAAAGGCGTCCCGCTAAAACTCGGGACAACGCAGCCACCAAGCCCCAGATGAGGTTTTTAAATTATTTTTATGTTTATTTGCCATTCTTGTCAATCATTCAAACGTTTTTTGTTTGACATCCCAATTTGAAAGGGGCATAAGGCACAACAAAAATTCGGTATCGGTGCGGTTGTATTGAGTTCGGCGCTGATAAAAACCGGGTCCATTGTGGCAGCCGGATCCGTGGTCAAAGAGGGGCAAATAGTCGGTCCGAACAATCTAGTGGCGGGAACCCCCGCATCTTTTAAAAAAATATTAACGGAAACCGACGACGACGCACTCGACAGACCGGTAAAAAATTACCTGAAGCTTGCCCATGAACACAAGGCCGTTCTCCAAAGAAGATAATATTAGTTAAAAGTTACATCATCTATTCCGTTATCCACACAAAATTTTCGTGCTGCATGGGATATGCTGAGCTTCAAGTTGGTCATAAAACACCTCAATTTTTAACTGTCTTCGGTATACTATAATTACGTTTCCGATTCATGCAAACAGCAGCCGGACCATTTTTGCTGTAAAATAAATTTATAGATTGAAAATGGTTGATCCCAACGAAACTTATGTTATAGGATTTAGCAAAATCAGTTCTATCGGGTTTATCACAACCTCTTTTTGGGAAAGGGAAAAAATTAATACCATGACAGTTCTTACAAAACAGATCGAAAAAATGCGAAAAGATGGCGCCCAAATTTTTTATCAGGGTTTGAAGGCTGTAGAACCGGCCACTGCCGTTAAACGTTTCTGCAGAAGCGATGGGACCCGCCTCATGTTTGCCGACCGGGCGTATGATCTTGCAAAAATAAACCGTGTGTTCGTTGTCGGTGCCGGCAAAGCCTCTGCCCCCATGGCGGCAGCAGTAGAAGAAATTCTTGGAGACAGAATCACCAGCGGTTCGGTTAATGTTAAATATGGGCATACCGCCCGGTTGAACAGAATCAAACTGATTGAAGCCGGCCACCCGGTCCCGGATGAACAAGGAAGCAATGGCGCCCAAGACATTTTAAATCTTGTAAAAACAGCTGAGAAACAGGACCTTGTGATATGCCTGATTTCCGGCGGCGGGTCTGCCTTGCTGCCGCTTTCATCGGAAGGGCTGACCCTTAAGGATAAGCAGGATACAACCAATGTGTTGCTGGCCTGTGGTGCCACCATCCATGAGATCAATGCCATCCGAAAACATTTGTCTTGTGTTAAAGGCGGCCAACTGGCGGCGGCAGCATACCCTGCCAGGATTGTGTCCCTGATGCTCTCGGATGTGGTGGGAGATGATTTAGATGTGATTGCATCAGGCCCGACCGTACCGGATTCCAGTACATTTCTGGACTGTATGAATATTATCAACAAATACAACATTGAAAAAAAATTACCATCAGCTGTTGTCAGCCGAATTAAAGCCGGATTATCCGGGCAAATTCCGGAAACACCGAAAAACGGCAACCCGGCTTTTCAAAACACACAAAACCTAATTATCGGAAGCAACTTTGAATCCATCACTGCCGCTAAACAAAAAGCCGAAGCCTTGGGTTACAAAACCCTCATCCTTTCATCCATGATTCAAGGAGAAACACGCGATATTGCCCAATTGCACGGCACGTTGGCTAGAGAAATTTTAAAAACCGGCAACCCCATCGCTAAACCGGCCTGCATCCTCTCCGGCGGCGAGACAACCGTTACCATACAGGGAAATGGTCTTGGTGGAAGAAACCAGGAATTCGTTCTGGCGGCGGCTATGGATATTGCCGGCCATGATCATATTGTAGTCCTTAGTGCTGGAACCGACGGCAATGACGGCCCTACTGACGCTGCCGGCGCGACCGCAGACTCCTTTACCCTGGGCAGGGCAAAAGAATTGAGTTTAGACCCGATCAAGTACCTTTCCAATAATGACTCCTACCATTTTTTCGAAGCAATGAATGATTTGGTTAAAACCGGCCCCACCAACACCAATGTCATGGATCTAAGGATCGTCCTGGTGACGTAATGCTTCTGAAAAAGCCGCAATTGATTTACACAACCGTTAATATAAAGCCCGGAAATGAAATATTTTTGAGATGAAGCTGATTTTTAGACCGATAACAATTGAAAAACAGCGCGAATACATGGATTTTTTTCCCGCTGCCCGCAAAAAACGTCTGACTACAGTTTTATAAACCTTTGGGGGTGGGCAGAAGAATATGGCCTGTGCTGGGCCTGGGAGAACGATCTGGTTTGGTTGAAACAAACCAAGCCCGAGGTTTGCTACTGGGCGCCGATAGGCGCCTGGCAGGAAATTAATTGGCCTGAACGATTCACAAGGCTTGCCATCACATCCGGCACTTTTATCCGCATTCCAGACGAAATGGTTCATATCTGGAAGACCGGTCTGGCTGACCGTCTGCAGATAGAATCGACCAGAGCTCAATGGGACTACCTCTATGGGGTATCAGACCTTGTCAATCTGCGGGGAAACCGCTTTCATAAAAAGAAAAATTTGCTTTATCAGTTTCAAAAAAATTACGACTTCACCTACCGCACGTTGGGACCGGATACCGTCGAATTGGCCCTGGCAATGCAGACGGACTGGTGCTCCTGGCGGGACTGTGAGTCCTCCGAAAATTTGTCGGCTGAAAATCGTTTGATTGAACGCGTTCTAAAAAACTGGGACCGATTTTCCGGGCTGACCGGCGGCGTCTTGACGGTAAACCAAAAAATGGTAGCCTATACCGTGGCGGAACCGCTGACAAAAGATATGTTGTTGATCCACTTTGAAAAGGCAAGTTCAGAATTTAAGGGGGTGTATCAGGCCATCAACCAAATGTTCTTGTCCCATTCAGCTCAAACCTTCAAGGTTGTGAATCGGGAACAGGACCTCGGTGATGAAGGTTTGCGCAAGGCTAAATTATCTTACCACCCCGTTGAATTTCTACCCAAATCGAAAATTGAAATATCTTAAGGACAGGGATCGGGGGTTAGGGATCAGGGGCATAAAATACGGATCCCGCATCCCGGCCTTTGCACCTTGCGACCAGTTAAAAAAGAGGTGTTTGGTCTAAAATGAATGCAAGTTATGTATCGTTGGTATCAAATGAGTTAAATTTAAAAGAATCCCAGATCCAAGCGGTTGCAGCACTTCTTGAACAGGGCGCCACCATTCCCTTTATTGCCCGCTACCGCAAGGAAGCCACCCGAAGTTTAGATGAAGTCGCCATCATTGCCATCAGGGACAGATTGGTCCAACTCGAAGAACTCAATAACCGCAAAGATGCCATTTTAAAATCCCTTGGGGAACACGGCCATCTGACGGATGTATTAAATGATAGTGTCCTCGCAGCCCAAACCCTTTCTGAAGTCGAAGACATTTACCTCCCTTATCGTCCCAAACGCAGAACACGGGCAACCATTGCAAAGGAAAAAGGCTTGGAACCTTTGGCAATGATGATTTTTAGTCAAAATGGGTTAAACCCATTTGACCAGGCAGTGTCCTTTCTCTCTGCCGAAAAAGAAGTGACATCGATCGAAGCGGCCTTGGGCGGCGCCCGTGATATTCTGGCTGAAAAAATCAGTGAAGACCGGGATGCCCGATCCCGCCTGCGCCATCTTTTTCTGACAAAAGGCTCCATCATCAGCCGGGTTGTACAAAAAAAAGAGGCTGATGACACTAAATTTAAAGACTACTACGATTGGAAAGAGCCTGTAAACGCGGTTCCCTCCCACAGGCTTCTGGCAATGCGCAGGGGTGAACGGGAAGATATCTTAAATATCAGCATTGCTCCCGACGAAAAAGAAGCGCTGATAATTCTTGAAGACCTTTTTGTCA
It includes:
- a CDS encoding glycerate kinase, with translation MTVLTKQIEKMRKDGAQIFYQGLKAVEPATAVKRFCRSDGTRLMFADRAYDLAKINRVFVVGAGKASAPMAAAVEEILGDRITSGSVNVKYGHTARLNRIKLIEAGHPVPDEQGSNGAQDILNLVKTAEKQDLVICLISGGGSALLPLSSEGLTLKDKQDTTNVLLACGATIHEINAIRKHLSCVKGGQLAAAAYPARIVSLMLSDVVGDDLDVIASGPTVPDSSTFLDCMNIINKYNIEKKLPSAVVSRIKAGLSGQIPETPKNGNPAFQNTQNLIIGSNFESITAAKQKAEALGYKTLILSSMIQGETRDIAQLHGTLAREILKTGNPIAKPACILSGGETTVTIQGNGLGGRNQEFVLAAAMDIAGHDHIVVLSAGTDGNDGPTDAAGATADSFTLGRAKELSLDPIKYLSNNDSYHFFEAMNDLVKTGPTNTNVMDLRIVLVT
- a CDS encoding phosphatidylglycerol lysyltransferase domain-containing protein, with protein sequence MCWAWENDLVWLKQTKPEVCYWAPIGAWQEINWPERFTRLAITSGTFIRIPDEMVHIWKTGLADRLQIESTRAQWDYLYGVSDLVNLRGNRFHKKKNLLYQFQKNYDFTYRTLGPDTVELALAMQTDWCSWRDCESSENLSAENRLIERVLKNWDRFSGLTGGVLTVNQKMVAYTVAEPLTKDMLLIHFEKASSEFKGVYQAINQMFLSHSAQTFKVVNREQDLGDEGLRKAKLSYHPVEFLPKSKIEIS